From the Saccharomycodes ludwigii strain NBRC 1722 chromosome I, whole genome shotgun sequence genome, one window contains:
- the CAX4 gene encoding dolichyldiphosphatase (similar to Saccharomyces cerevisiae YGR036C | CAX4 | CAlmodulin-dependent in cmd one two twenty-siX) produces MDPPSTTKLIPFDDTYVLYNPDDILSFLSCYLTLLPVFILVFYLSWFIVTRELEACILAGGHVLNDILNNIIKNIVKQPRPHNLLHDSFQTNTILRSGYGMPSAHSQFMGFLSMYLILKLYCYWDTPKLNKIIGSITIVITSLLVAASRVYLQYHSIEQVLMGLVLGASLASFYFIVVSILREWGITNWLLTWTICQRLWIKDSCYYKSQNLQTEYTLWKQRCKVKID; encoded by the coding sequence aTGGATCCTCCATCtacaacaaaattaataccCTTTGATGATACTTATGTTTTATACAATCCAGATGATATACTGTCATTTTTAAGTTGTTATTTAACACTATTACCAGTGTTTATCTTAGTTTTCTATCTAAGTTGGTTCATAGTCACAAGAGAATTGGAAGCATGTATTCTAGCTGGAGGCCATGttttaaatgatatattaaataatatcatcaaAAATATAGTCAAACAACCACGACCACACAATTTGCTGCATGATTCCTTTCAAACAAATACAATTTTAAGATCAGGTTACGGCATGCCTAGCGCACATTCCCAATTCATGGGGTTTTTATCAATGTATCTTATTCTGAAActatattgttattgggATACTcctaaattaaataaaattatcgGCTCTATAACAATCGTTATTACATCCTTGTTAGTAGCCGCGTCTAGAGTTTATTTACAATATCATTCAATTGAACAAGTTCTTATGGGGTTAGTTTTAGGTGCATCTTTGGctagtttttattttattgtcgTTAGTATTTTACGTGAATGGGGGATCACTAATTGGTTACTAACATGGACTATTTGTCAGAGGCTCTGGATCAAAGATTCCTGTTATTACAAATCACAAAATTTACAAACAGAATATACTTTGTGGAAACAAAGATGCAAAGTTAAGATAGATTAA
- the GAS2 gene encoding 1,3-beta-glucanosyltransferase (similar to Saccharomyces cerevisiae YLR343W | GAS2 | Glycophospholipid-Anchored Surface protein), translating to MLLLQIISYFIIFNTARLVVSISVDNTQILAESRQTITTQNENKSNNIDHHVLPVIEIVGSKFFNTETGEQFFLKGIAYQPSRTIPELKELEKQKKILKESNNGHTTVANEVKYIDPLASPALCLRDLPYLKKLGVNSIRVYSVDPTKNHDICMEAYARSGIYVLLDLSEPDNSIVRENPTWNTRTFQRYKDVVDAMSKYSNLLGYFAGNEVTTDRTNTFASSFVKASIRDIKDYIKNSNHRNIPVGYATNDDPETRDNLARYFVCGEQLSEAVDFYAINMYEWCGYSSYSSSGFRDRTKEFYEFPVPIFFSEFGCNTVRPRPFTEVETLFGPLMTKTWSGGIAYMYFEEENGYGVVKVNENQEIEELEDFKFLKNEFGKAKPNGVTKDSYKGKKNPKKWQCPKTNTLWKASERLPPIPNASKCSCLTSDMPCFVENLESPEEYQKLFNYTCGLVNCSELKNNDAQSVVLDNSDTETHIYGTLADCSIDEQLSFVISKLYFLKNAGTNSCPLRHKAVKFNPKFGSQNSCSEVLKLSKTGNSELTKITKDKKNSDGKYKQSTDKTNEKTTAKGSVQKSETNKLFSKNIGYIILILTLTIYF from the coding sequence ATGTTACTGCTCCAAATTATATCATACTTTATCATCTTTAACACGGCTAGATTGGTAGTTTCTATAAGTGTTGACAATACACAAATATTAGCCGAATCTAGACAAACCATTACAACACAGAACGAGAacaaaagtaataatattgatcaTCATGTTTTACCTGTTATTGAGATTGTAGGTagcaaatttttcaatactGAAACTGGagaacaattttttttaaaaggaATAGCATATCAGCCTAGCAGAACAATTCCTGAACTAAAAGAACtcgaaaaacaaaaaaaaatattaaaggaAAGCAATAATGGACACACAACAGTAGCAAATGAGGTTAAATATATCGATCCTTTGGCTTCGCCGGCTCTCTGTTTGCGTGATTTAccttatttaaaaaaacttggTGTAAATAGTATCAGAGTCTACTCTGTTGATCCAACAAAGAATCACGATATCTGCATGGAAGCTTATGCTAGAAGCGGTATATATGTTTTACTTGATCTATCAGAACCAGACAATTCCATTGTTAGAGAAAATCCAACTTGGAATACAAGGACCTTTCAGAGATACAAAGACGTGGTTGATGCAATGAGTAAATATTCCAATTTATTGGGATATTTTGCTGGCAACGAAGTGACGACTGACAGGACAAATACTTTTGCTTCATCCTTCGTTAAGGCATCTATCAGAGACATTAAGGActacattaaaaatagcaaCCATAGAAATATTCCTGTCGGATATGCCACGAATGATGATCCGGAAACTAGAGACAATTTAGCTCGGTACTTTGTTTGTGGAGAACAACTGTCTGAAGCTGTTGATTTTTATGCAATTAATATGTATGAGTGGTGTGGTTATTCGTCCTATTCAAGCAGCGGATTCAGAGATAGAACCAAGGAATTTTATGAATTTCCcgttccaatttttttttcagagTTTGGATGTAATACTGTTAGGCCAAGGCCCTTTACTGAAGTGGAGACATTGTTTGGACCGCTAATGACAAAAACTTGGTCTGGTGGCATAGCCTATATGTATTTTGAGGAAGAAAATGGCTATGGTGTCGTAAAAGTTAATGAGAACCAAGAGATTGAAGAATTGGAAGATTTcaagtttttgaaaaatgagTTTGGAAAAGCCAAACCAAATGGTGTCACAAAAGATAGTTATaaaggcaaaaaaaatcccAAAAAATGGCAGTGTCCCAAAACAAACACTTTATGGAAAGCAAGTGAAAGGTTACCGCCAATACCAAATGCTTCTAAATGTTCCTGTTTAACATCAGACATGCCATGCTTTGTAGAAAATTTGGAGTCACCAGAAGAATATCAAAAACTATTTAACTATACATGCGGGCTTGTTAATTGTtctgaattgaaaaataatgacGCACAAAGCGTGGTACTTGATAATTCAGATACAGAAACACATATCTATGGAACCTTAGCTGACTGTAGTATAGATGAACAATTATCTTTTGTTATCAGTAAATTgtactttttaaaaaatgctGGAACAAACTCATGTCCCTTAAGGCACAAAGCAGTTAAATTTAATCCTAAATTTGGCAGCCAAAACAGTTGTAGTGaagtattaaaattgaGCAAAACGGGTAACTCTGAGTTAACTAAAATTaccaaagataaaaaaaattcagatGGGAAATATAAACAGTCTACGGACAAAACAAATGAAAAGACTACCGCCAAAGGTTCTGTTCAAAAAAGTGAGACTAATAAATTATTCTCTAAAAATATAggttatattatattaatattgacgttaacaatatatttctaa
- the TIM21 gene encoding Tim21p (similar to Saccharomyces cerevisiae YGR033C | TIM21 | Translocase of the Inner Mitochondrial membrane), producing MLQKKLIVPLQVKILPAISRRSHQSSFQSIVHKISIQNKQQNHGISFKTTNVLTTKCNFVTCTSRSYSTFTSHGNDTTTASKKPKKSIWKQIKKFTTFTASSALVIGALSLATIVLYLIISELFLPSGDTQIFNRAVNLIEADEVSRKLLQCNDHIGEDKRENRERLKAYGETISDNRWARNRPVQSTRTVGQDGKELFFLRFHVESNKKIGTVTLEAKESNEHYQPDFVFLCLDVPGEKRHYLIRPIPQFVPKPKGTGFLGLSWGPKK from the coding sequence atgttgcagaaaaaattaattgtaCCACTACAGGTCAAAATATTACCAGCAATTAGCAGGAGATCACATCAATCATCTTTTCAAAGTATCGTACACAAAATTTCCatacaaaataaacagCAGAATCATGGAATATCATTCAAAACCACCAATGTACTTACAACCAAATGTAATTTTGTTACTTGCACTTCACGTTCGTACTCCACATTTACATCACACGGAAATGACACCACAACTGCTAgtaaaaaaccaaaaaaatcaatatggaaacaaattaaaaaattcacTACATTCACTGCCTCTAGTGCCTTGGTAATAGGTGCCCTCTCTTTAGCCACAAtagttttatatttaatcaTTAGcgaattatttttacccTCTGGTGACAcccaaatttttaatcGCGCAGTCAATTTGATTGAAGCTGACGAAGTGTCCAGAAAATTACTACAGTGTAATGATCATATAGGGGAAGATAAAAGGGAAAACAGAGAGCGTCTAAAGGCTTACGGAGAAACTATTTCTGATAATAGATGGGCTAGAAATAGACCTGTTCAATCTACAAGAACTGTTGGCCAAGATGGCAaagaacttttttttttaaggttTCACGTTGAatctaataaaaagatagGTACTGTGACTTTGGAGGCTAAAGAATCCAATGAACATTATCAGCCAGACTTTGTGTTTCTGTGCTTGGATGTTCCTGGTGAAAAAAGACATTATTTGATTAGACCAATTCCCCAATTTGTACCAAAACCTAAAGGTACTGGATTTTTGGGATTGTCATGGGGCccaaagaaataa
- a CDS encoding bifunctional fructose-2,6-bisphosphate 2-phosphatase/6-phosphofructo-2-kinase (similar to Saccharomyces cerevisiae YLR345W | similar to 6-phosphofructo-2-kinase enzymes) yields the protein MSATGNPYDNTFDTEELINGLGSQLLKPKTSKIGNHMARKTKRWNILEPTDNEAILQSSTTKTPISLNYINKDLVLENDNARIWNQQKHNKKWESGKDGVHKEQKESAISPGQLYSTESGRLFHAGKILIVLVGLPATSKTMLSVAITRYTRWLGVKTQAFHVSEYRRQKNYDSIPDDYFRALPTSNAGLKMRRDIINKCINDLINFFVESKGQLAIYDALNILSQERKEISDKFKEMNIKVLFIESVVNDPKLLEHNVEMAVCSPDYKNWNKQEAKKDYMNRININKPLYKEMTSKEDLSFVKYINFGEKLMVNHNNYGYLINKIVFFLMNLKEKKGKVYFSRCGTSDNDKYIDDEVLNDEGVAYSKALTELVLKRINLNRMEKNSSNTDCSDTGNTIGSGTNSSGSSVISTNSSLSLPLNQFSTNPVEVDAASSNTRSREHTPLIPTAATLNRSISEGKAEFKQLPYGDGSDEDSFVVWTAPRKRTYDTAKFFQNMGIKVRIRSQLQQLHPGLVADMKDEEIKEKFPNEYKEHLRDPYHHRYPRAESYHDLAVRMEPLLLEMERMCGDILIIGHETTLRVLYGYLMASSSFEIPTLDFTRDELIEISFGPYENKVKRIPIDFAVGH from the coding sequence ATGAGTGCAACAGGAAATCCCTATGACAATACCTTCGATACAGAAGAGTTAATAAATGGTTTGGGATCACAATTATTGAAACCAAAAACATCAAAAATTGGTAACCATATGGCTAGAAAAACTAAACGCTGGAATATTTTAGAGCCCACAGATAATGAAGCTATTTTGCAAAGTTCAACAACTAAGACACCAATTTCTttgaattatataaataaggATTTGGTTTTGGAAAATGATAATGCAAGGATTTGGAATCAGcaaaaacataataaaaagtgGGAGAGCGGTAAAGATGGTGTTCATAAAGAGCAAAAGGAAAGTGCCATTTCACCAGGTCAATTGTATTCCACTGAAAGCGGTAGACTATTTCATGCTGGGAAAATTTTGATTGTTTTGGTTGGCTTACCCGCTACTTCCAAGACAATGCTTTCGGTAGCAATTACAAGATATACAAGATGGTTAGGTGTCAAGACCCAAGCCTTCCATGTTTCTGAATATAGGAGACAAAAAAACTATGACAGTATCCCTGATGATTATTTCAGAGCTTTGCCAACTAGCAATGCTGGTTTGAAAATGAGACGTgatattatcaataaatgTATCAACGATctaatcaatttttttgtcgAAAGTAAGGGCCAATTAGCCATCTATGATGctttgaatattttgagCCAAGAGCGTAAAGAGATATCTGACAAATTTAAGGAAATGAATATCaaagttttgtttattGAAAGTGTGGTTAATGACCCCAAACTATTAGAGCACAATGTGGAAATGGCGGTTTGTTCTCctgattataaaaattggaaCAAACAAGAAGCTAAGAAGGATTACATGAATAGAATCAACATCAATAAGCCATTGTATAAGGAAATGACATCAAAGGAGGACTTGAGTTTTGTGAAGTATATAAACTTTGGCGAAAAGTTAATGGTTAATCATAACAATTATGGTTATttgattaataaaattgtgtttttcttaatgaatctgaaagaaaaaaagggtaAAGTGTACTTTAGTAGATGTGGTACGAGTGACAATGATAAGTATATAGATGATGAGGTTTTAAATGATGAGGGTGTAGCTTATTCAAAAGCTCTAACCGAATTAGTCCTGAAGagaattaatttaaatagaatggaaaaaaattctaGTAACACCGATTGTTCTGATACTGGTAATACTATTGGTAGTGGTACTAAcagtagtggtagtagtgtTATTTCTACGAATTCCTCACTCTCTTTACCACTTAACCAATTTAGCACTAACCCTGTTGAGGTGGATGCTGCATCTAGCAATACTCGTTCGAGAGAACATACACCGCTAATACCAACTGCAGCTACACTTAATCGTTCAATTTCGGAGGGCAAAGCTGAATTCAAACAGTTGCCGTATGGTGACGGGTCTGACGAGGATTCGTTTGTCGTTTGGACTGCTCCTAGGAAAAGAACTTATGATACTGcaaaatttttccaaaacatGGGGATTAAAGTTCGTATTAGAAGTCAATTACAACAATTACATCCAGGTTTAGTTGCTGATATGaaagatgaagaaattAAGGAAAAATTTCCTAATGAATATAAAGAACATTTAAGAGATCCATATCATCATCGTTATCCTCGTGCGGAATCTTACCATGACTTGGCAGTTAGGATGGAACCTTTATTGTTAGAAATGGAAAGAATGTGCGGCGATATCTTGATTATTGGTCATGAAACTACGTTGAGAGTATTGTATGGTTACTTGATGGCTAGCTCAAGTTTTGAAATACCAACCCTTGATTTTACAAGAGACGAACTAATTGAAATATCGTTTGGACCTTACGAAAACAAGGTCAAAAGAATCCCAATTGACTTTGCTGTTGGGCATTAG
- a CDS encoding 60S ribosomal protein uL24 (similar to Saccharomyces cerevisiae YGR034W | RPL26B | Ribosomal Protein of the Large subunit (paralog of YLR344W | RPL26A)) produces the protein MAKQSLDVSSDRRKARKAYFNAPSSERRSIMSASLSKELREQFGVRSLPIRKDDEVLVVRGSKKGQEGKVSSVYRLKYAIQVDKLTKEKSNGASIPININASKVVITKLHLDKDRKALITRKGGKAE, from the exons ATGGCTAAACAATCCTTAG ATGTTTCCAGTGACAGAAGAAAGGCTAGAAAGGCTTACTTTAATGCTCCATCATCTGAACGTCGTTCCATCATGTCTGCCTCTTTGTCTAAAGAGTTGAGAGAACAATTTGGCGTTAGATCATTACCAATCAGAAAGGATGATGAAGTTTTAGTTGTCCGTGGTTCTAAGAAAGGCCAAGAAGGTAAAGTTTCTTCTGTTTACAGATTGAAATATGCCATTCAAGTTGACAAATTGACCAAGGAAAAATCCAATGGTGCTTCTATTCCAATTAACATTAATGCTTCTAAGGTTGTCATTACCAAGTTACACTTGGATAAGGACAGAAAGGCTTTGATTACTAGAAAGGGTGGTAAGGCTGAATAG
- a CDS encoding uncharacterized protein (similar to Saccharomyces cerevisiae YGR109W-B | retrotransposon genes) → MYLDNLDNDIKLNTPRSFDGRKDIYEISDFLATVHIQIATRNIENEATKIATLGRSLTGPAARWFVSYGTNNGFEGLTYDNFVVDFKNHFQGAADSFYLVQKIRELRMTRQVPIEEYSDRYFRLVDLLPDAYWSENAKIDQYLYGLPPNVVQYVRVVKPDSLQEAMETAWKHVMINMKSYKEPFPDLNSRWHVKPCLDQIVLGWVCALDARKADIAPRNVPRRTTESMNSYSEYKYKKHKNRKKEKNEKKEKKEEKTEKKKKKCPEVSVSDDKREFVKLPKFEIYPLIEKKPLVGCKREVKGVVNNKEMLVLLDTGSPTTFVNRSVVSELKLETYSAPPFTFYGAVSAETATSSVATSIVMSIENIKYKFDAYVTAAVSQKIIIGDPVLRSYPKLLHLGETVEPENVLVPYDSILPIDYVDNPSRYFKEEDEIFVISVSESPKKDCNTFELLPKSLRLKYKSTVSNELCPSKIQDRKVEHEIVLAPDGRLPRISPYRLTPKNESIVNDLINDLLEKNFITPSKSPCSSPIVLVKKKDNSYRMCVDYRKLNAITVKDPFPLPRIDSLLSRIGKATIFSTLDLHSGYHQIPVRSEDQYKTAFVTPTAKYEYKVMPFGLVNAPSTFARYMAELFRDLVFVGVYLDDILVFSKSKEEHLNHLDVVLDRLKSEGLIAKLKKCHFLQSSVEFLGYQISAGKIEPLQGKTDAICAFPTPRSVKEAQRFLGMVNYYRRFIKGCSIIARPINTFISGEATWGVTQDKALKSLKRALQEQPVLIPFDVTASYRLTTDACKYGVGAVLEELDENKNPVGTVSYFSKSLQGAQQRYPAGELELLGIISALEHFKYLLHGKRFVLRTDHISLLSLKTTKEPGTRIARWLDTLSEYDFELQYVKGHDNVVADAISRAPYEINVIDELVSIDPCEWKNDYEEDPYCAALLVSLNPDEYLGKIRVSKADTSYFNKIIKRYRLSNAFRKMIRLEEDLLYWKDRYIVPRSKVQLVLNTYHDHGLFGGHFGYNVTLQKVTESYYWPRQDHEVQKYVASCPNCQVFKFHRNRQYGLLKPLEVPEGRWTDISIDFVSGLPPTVSGKDMILVVVDRFSKRAHFVACNKELSQEYTINLLFQFVFCYHGFPKRIVSDRDVRFTGNAYRELTERLGIKLCMSSSNHPESDGQSERTIKTLTQLLRSYAGLEQGRWDVLLPQVEFVYNSTYHSAVKAAPFLVDLGYVPNEPLLDSTSLTAARNFSAVDLIQSLRAITLRTKDFLKENQVNMEVAVNPGRREEKFAVGDYVLVHRDAYFTGGRYIKLQPIFLGPFKIVKVINENAYEVDLPKTSKKHRVINVRWIKKYQFDSERYVKELPRSETELRNRLENISSVIGFAPSEGIVYCKFAHVDPRLTAAVPLKMFKSLPLLRRRSLINNFEQLYKQSVSDERGEDVIR, encoded by the exons ATGTATTTAGATAATTTAGATAACGATATCAAGTTGAATACACCACGTTCTTTCGATGGAAGGAAAGATATCTATGAAATATCAGATTTTCTAGCTACAGTTCACATCCAGATTGCCACTAGGAACATTGAAAATGAAGCTACGAAGATCGCAACGCTTGGACGTTCCTTGACAGGACCTGCTGCACGTTGGTTTGTCTCGTATGGTACGAATAATGGCTTTGAAGGCCTTACCTATGACAACTTTGTAGTGGATTTCAAGAACCATTTTCAAGGCGCAGCTGACTCGTTCTACCTCGTACAGAAGATTCGAGAGTTACGCATGACCCGCCAGGTACCAATTGAAGAGTATAGCGACCGTTACTTTCGATTGGTGGATTTGCTACCTGATGCGTATTGGTCCGAAAATGCCAAAATCGATCAGTACTTATATGGTTTACCACCGAATGTCGTACAATATGTACGAGTGGTCAAACCCGACTCGTTGCAGGAAGCGATGGAGACGGCTTGGAAGCATGTGATGATCAACATGAAGTCGTATAAGGAACCGTTTCCTGATCTCAATA GCCGATGGCACGTAAAACCATGTCTAGATCAGATTGTCTTAGGTTGGGTTTGTGCTTTAGATGCAAGAAAGGCGGACATAGCTCCAAGGAATGTTCCCAGAAGAACTACTGAGAGTATGAATAGTTATAGTGAATATAAgtataaaaaacataaaaatagaaaaaaagagaaaaatgagaaaaaagagaaaaaagaggaaaaaacagaaaaaaagaaaaaaaagtgtcCAGAAGTATCTGTGAGTGATGATAAACGCGAATTTGTAAAGTTACCGAAATTCGAAATTTATCCGttaattgaaaagaaaccATTGGTTGGTTGTAAAAGAGAAGTTAAGGGTGtagtaaataataaagaaatgcTAGTATTGTTAGACACTGGTTCACCGACTACATTTGTGAATCGTTCAGTGGTCTCAGAGTTGAAATTAGAAACGTATTCAGCTCCGCCGTTCACTTTTTATGGCGCTGTCTCCGCTGAAACAGCCACATCAAGTGTTGCGACTAGTATTGTTATGTcgattgaaaatataaagtatAAGTTTGATGCTTACGTTACTGCTGCCGTCTCGCagaagattattattggtgaCCCTGTTTTAAGGTCTTACCCGAAGTTACTACACCTGGGAGAAACTGTCGAACCCGAAAATGTATTGGTTCCGTATGACAGTATATTACCTATTGATTACGTAGATAATCCGTCTAGGtattttaaagaagaagatgaaatatttgttatttccGTTAGTGAATCTCCGAAAAAGGATTGTAACACGTTTGAACTGTTGCCGAAATCCTTGAGATTGAAGTACAAGAGTACTGTATCCAATGAATTGTGTCCCTCGAAAATACAGGATAGGAAGGTTGAACATGAGATTGTTCTGGCGCCTGATGGTAGACTTCCTCGAATAAGTCCGTATAGGTTGACACCGAAAAATGAAAGTATTGTTAACGACTTGATTAATGACTTGTTAGAAAAGAACTTCATCACACCGTCAAAATCCCCGTGTAGCTCGCCAATTGTATTGGTTAAGAAGAAAGATAATAGCTACAGGATGTGTGTTGATTACAGAAAGTTGAATGCGATCACCGTCAAAGATCCATTCCCGTTACCCCGTATAGATAGCTTGTTGAGTAGAATTGGTAAAGCTACCATATTCTCGACGTTAGACTTGCACTCAGGTTATCATCAAATACCGGTTAGATCCGAAGACCAATATAAGACCGCGTTTGTGACACCCACTGcaaaatatgaatataaaGTGATGCCATTCGGTCTGGTGAACGCTCCGAGCACATTTGCACGTTATATGGCTGAGTTGTTCCGTGATCTAGTATTTGTTGGTGTCTATTTAGATGACATTCTAGTGTTCTCAAAGTCAAAAGAAGAACATCTAAATCATCTAGACGTTGTTCTAGATCGCCTGAAGTCTGAAGGCTTAATAGCTAAATTGAAGAAGTGTCATTTCCTTCAATCGTCCGTTGAGTTTCTAGGGTACCAAATTAGTGCTGGTAAGATTGAACCATTACAAGGTAAAACTGATGCCATTTGTGCGTTTCCGACCCCAAGGTCCGTTAAGGAAGCACAACGTTTTTTAGGCATGGTAAATTATTACAGAAGATTTATAAAAGGTTGCTCCATTATTGCACGCCCGATTAATACGTTTATTTCCGGAGAAGCAACGTGGGGAGTAACACAAGATAAAGCACTGAAGTCATTAAAAAGAGCGTTACAGGAACAGCCCGTGTTGATACCATTTGACGTTACAGCTAGTTACAGATTAACTACAGATGCTTGTAAATATGGTGTTGGTGCTGTGTTAGAAGAACTGGACGAAAATAAGAACCCAGTTGGTACCGTATCCTATTTCTCTAAATCTCTACAAGGTGCTCAACAGAGATACCCCGCCGGAGAACTAGAATTATTAGGAATTATTTCGGCACTAGAACATTTTAAGTACTTGTTGCATGGTAAACGATTCGTGTTGAGAACCGATCATATAAGTTTACTGTCGttgaaaacaacaaaagaacCAGGCACAAGAATTGCCCGTTGGTTAGATACATTGTCCGAATATGATTTCGAATTACAGTATGTTAAAGGTCATGACAATGTCGTTGCTGATGCAATATCAAGAGCTCCGTATGAAATCAATGTTATTGATGAGCTCGTATCCATTGATCCGTGTGAATGGAAGAATGATTATGAGGAAGATCCGTATTGTGCTGCTCTGTTAGTATCTCTGAATCCAGATGAGTATCTTGGGAAGATACGAGTTAGCAAAGCGGATACaagttattttaataagatCATTAAACGCTATAGATTGTCAAATGCGTTTCGAAAAATGATCCGTCTAGAGGAGGATTTGTTGTATTGGAAAGATAGATACATAGTCCCTCGTAGTAAGGTACAGTTGGTGTTGAATACCTACCATGATCATGGTCTATTTGGTGGACATTTTGGTTATAATGTCACGTTGCAGAAAGTCACCGAATCGTATTATTGGCCACGTCAAGATCATGAAGTTCAAAAGTATGTCGCAAGTTGCCCGAATTGTCAAGTGTTTAAGTTTCACCGTAATAGACAATATGGTTTACTGAAACCGTTAGAGGTCCCTGAAGGAAGATGGACAGATATATCCATTGATTTTGTGTCCGGTTTACCACCGACAGTAAGTGGTAAAGACATGATACTGGTTGTAGTGGACCGTTTCAGTAAACGTGCTCACTTTGTTGCATGTAATAAAGAGTTATCTCAAGAATACACtattaatttgttatttcaatttgtattttgttatCACGGTTTCCCGAAGAGGATCGTTAGTGATAGAGATGTTAGATTTACTGGTAACGCATACAGAGAACTTACAGAACGACTAGGTATTAAACTGTGTATGAGTTCTTCGAATCACCCTGAGTCCGATGGACAGAGTGAAAGAACTATTAAAACATTGACACAACTGTTACGATCATATGCCGGGCTAGAGCAGGGCCGTTGGGATGTATTGTTACCCCAAGTAGAATTTGTATATAATTCTACATATCACTCTGCCGTCAAAGCCGCCCCGTTTTTAGTGGATTTGGGCTATGTACCAAATGAACCGTTATTAGATAGTACCTCGTTAACAGCCGCAAGGAACTTCTCGGCTGTAGATTTGATCCAGTCGCTTAGAGCTATCACGCTCCGTACAAAAGATTTCCTCAAAGAAAACCAGGTCAACATGGAAGTTGCCGTTAATCCTGGGAGAAGGGAAGAGAAGTTCGCTGTAGGTGACTATGTTCTGGTACATAGAGACGCTTATTTCACTGGAGGCCGTTACATTAAATTACAACCGATATTCTTAGGCCCGTTTAAGATTGTTAAGgtaataaatgaaaatgcaTATGAGGTCGACTTACCGAAGACTTCCAAAAAGCATAGAGTGATCAACGTAAGATGGATAAAGAAATATCAGTTCGACTCAGAAAGGTATGTAAAGGAACTACCTCGTTCTGAAACTGAGTTAAGGAATAGGCTCGAAAATATCTCTAGTGTAATAGGTTTTGCACCGTCTGAAGGTATAGTCTATTGTAAATTTGCCCACGTAGACCCTCGTCTGACTGCCGCTGTTCcgttaaaaatgtttaagTCGCTTCCACTGCTGAGACGCCGCTCTctgataaataattttgaacAGTTGTATAAGCAGTCCGTATCTGACGAGAGGGGGGAAGATGTTATAAGGTAA